Part of the Niallia alba genome is shown below.
GTCTGTATTTTGCATTTTCCTATAAAAAAAGTGCTTACTCGCTTTCTCCGTTATTCTTTCACACCAATCACTCGAAGCCTTTTATAGTCTGCCATCCATTTTCCTTTTATATATAATATATCTTTTACATTTTCTTCAACCTTTGAAATGATGTCGTTCTTATCATCTAGAGGAATATCATGAAACAGCTGATCTCCAAACATTGCTATCCAATTTCTCAAGCCGTTGTCTCCATCTAAAGGGGTCGGCCGAACGAAGTGTTGCGCAAAGGTAACCCTAAATCCGACTTTTTCCATTAAATGTGAATACTCCCCGATACTTGGATAAAACCAAGGGAATTGTTCTTCGCTAAACGGAAATCCTGCTTGTTTTATTTGACGGATAATTTCATTTGTTATTGTTTGAACATTGCCTTTTCCGCCAAATTCGGCAATAAATTTTCCTCCTTTTTTTAAACTTTGATAGATACCTTCTAAAGCTTGGATAGGAGGGTGTACCCAGTGTAGAGTCGCATTAGAGAATACTGCATCAAATTCGCTAGGAAAATGTAGGCTTGTTGCATCTTGAACCATGAATTTTAAATGAGGGTATTTGTTGTGTGCTTGCTTCACCATATTTTCCGATTTATCGATACCTAAAGTCTCAGCACCAAAACTATGAATGGTGTTCGTCAAATCACCCGTTCCACACCCAAGATCAAGGATTTTTTCTCCTTGTGTTGGATTCAATAATTCGATTAAATTATTCCCGAATTTCGAAACAAACGAATGTTTATCATCATATAAATCTGCATTCCAATTGTCTTTTGCATTTTGAGAAGATTCCATTTCTACACTCTCCCTATGTATATATTTGTAAGTTGAATTATAATGGAAAATATTGATAAAGGGAATTAGTATAATGATAGATGTGGGATTTATTTTAAATAGGAAGCTTTCCTAGAGTTTTTAATTGTGAGTTATTTCCACACTTATAATTTTCTTAACAAGGTAGCTTTTCAATTTCTATGCAATTTGTTTATTAAAATGGAGTTGTTCATATGAAAAACATTCACAGTTCCGTCATAACTCATCGACCTGAAATTTTTGCTACACGCTATAATTAATCTGGAAAACATAATCTTTCTGGAGATGATTCTATGATTGCCAAACAACGGAAGTCTATTGCTTGTTACTTGTTAATCTTTTTACACGTTTTTCTAGGAATAGGTGCTCTTTTTGGTGGAGGTTTATTGATTATTTATCCTGATGGGTCACTTCTGTCAATGTCAACGGATATTTTGCAAACTAGCCCCTTTGATGATTTTCTGATTCCAGGTCTTATATTATTTTTTGCGTTGGGAATTCTTCCAATCATTACTGCCATTTTTCTTATCTCTGTAAAGTCGTTAAAAATTGCCGAAAAGCTCAGCCTGTATAAAGAATTACATTGGTCATGGAATAGTTCGTTGTACATTGGTTTTATCTTAATTATTTGGATAACTGTCGAAGTTTATATGATTCAAGGAGTTGCTTTAATTCATGTGTTCTATATCTTCCTAGGAATCTCCATTGAGTATATTACTCTACTTCCGTCTGTTAAAAAGCATTACACAAACAATTGTATAAAAAGTCAGTAGCTTAATTTATTTCTAGGCTTTGTTCTAACTGATTGTTGATTTTACTGTGTTTGAAAAATAAACGAAATAATTCCGGTTAAATTAGAAATTACACGCATTTCTGTAAAAATAAAGGAAGTTTTTCCGTTTAACGTAGCCAAATCTTTAGATTTTGTGTTATTTTCAAAGTTAATCGGAATTTCTCCGCTTATATCTGCTATTTAGGCTCTGTCTCTATACATTAGCCGGAAATTCTCCGCTTATTCGTTCTCGCGCTACAGAAATCAACATTGAAAAATAACAGAGCCTATTTCTAAAAGAAGCTAACAATCAATCCTCCATTTATTTCATTTCTTTTCCATTAAAATAACATAGAAATTTGAAAAGAAAGTATTGCTAAAAACAAATGCCAGTGCTTTTATTGTTAAAAAGTCAGCTATTAACTAATAAATTCGGATTGTTGATTCCGCTTGTTTTCTCTTTGGAGTGAAACTTAATTTCGTTCTAAAACGTATATATAGATAATAAATAGAAAGATAGGAGCATGTTAATGGTGTTTTTCTATTAATTATGGCAGCCTTTTTTACAAAATATATGCCAAAAGGTAAAAATGGAACCGGAGTATTTAAAAGATAATGATCTAATAAGAAGGTGAATTACTTATGAAAAACAAAATTTTAAACTTCGTTGTTCTTGCACTGATATTATCAGCAATGGTGATTAATAATTTAGAAGGACTTCATCCTTTCAAAATGATAGTTAATAATGTTGCGATGGGGATTTTAATTTTGATTGGTAGTGACCATCTTTATAGGCATTTGAAGCGAAGTAAAACGCAATAAAAAAATAAGGTTTTTTCATAAAAGCTTACATATCTAACCCTAAAATCTAAACAACTAATTAGAGGTGTTTATGATGATCAATCTATTAGAAACAATCAATCAATTATCGTTGGTATTGCTATTACTATGCACGTTTTTCTATTATTGGCATTTAAAAAAGAATAAAAAGAAAAGAAAACTAACAACTTTTGAGTTTTGGATGTTTTTCACTATTAAACTAGCAATTTTTGTTGCCGCAGGTAGTTATGTTCTTCTTTTCTTAGATCGAAATTATGGATAGAAATTCAACAAATGAATAGAGTGTGAAAGAACATTCTTAAATAGGGGGAGCGTTATGGAAAAGAGCTATAATGTATGGTCATTTTATTTAATCCTAGTTTGTTTAGTCTTGGGAGCATACTCCTTGTATTCAAATATTAACAACACTTGGTTGATTGCACCTCCCAATTATATTTTGCTTATCTTTAGTCTAGCTGCTTTTATTTTCGGCATTATTGGTTTTAAAGATAAAAGAAATAGGCACACAAAAACAAGAAGCTGGGTAACGGTCATTTTATCTTCTATCTTGTCGATCGCATTTCTACTTGCAACACTGTTTGTAATATTTGCCTCAGGATTTGGAGCAAATAAACATCTGGAAACCGTACAATCTCCTGATGGAACGAACACCATTGATTTTTATCAATATGATGCCGGGGCAATGGGGTCATTTGGAGTTAGGGGAGAATTAAACGGTCCACTATGGTTTAAAAAGAGAATTTATTATCAAGATAATATCGAACATGTAGAGGTTAAGTGGGAAAATGAACATACCGTTTCGATTAACAATCATCTGTTAGATTTGAAAAAAGGAGAAGGATACGGATATTAAATCAATGAGCAATATGTTATTCTTGTACCTTTATCTGAAAGCAGAAATTTTGCAACCATTTACGAAATCCATTAAGCTGAAAGTAAGATTATCTACATTCTTATATTGGAATAGTATATAGGAAAGTAAAAATAAGTAGGAGATGGCAAGATGAAGGTAACAATCACAGATGCGGCTGTTGAAAAATTTCGTAGCTATAAAGTTCCTGAAGGTGCAGTTTATAGGTTAAACACAATCTTTAGTGGTGGCTGCAGCTATGTTTATAATTTTGATTTAGCGGTTGATTTTCCACAAGAAGATGATACAGCCTTTGAAGATAATGGTTTAACGATTTATTTAGATCCATTAACGATTAAGCATATTAATGAGGATTTGAAATTTGATTATGTACAGGGAAAAGGATTTCGCTTAATTGGCGCAAGTGAAATTTATTCTTTCCATTTGGAAGTAAAACAAAAAGCGAATTAATAAAGGGAAGAATCAGGTACTCTAATAGGTGCCTGTTTTTTATATTTTAAGCGGATATATGATTTGATTTATCCTATTGTTTTTAAAAAGCTGTAAAAATAAATTAATTGAAACATTTCCTCCGTTCACTCGTATACTCAATGAAAGAGAGGGATTATTAGAAAATGGTTATGTATTTCATAATGCTCTTACTTGGAGCTTTATTCGTTTTTTGGTCATTATATTACATAGTTGCTATGTACTTCGATAAAGAGTTTCCCTTAATGAAAGCAGCAAAAACTATAGGTGTCTTGTTATTAGGTATTTTGCTGTTAACTTTCACTTTGCCAAGCCTAAAATATATGCTGTTTAAAGAATACGATGTGGTGAAAGGAGAGTGTGTTATCGACATAGATTCATCAGGTCGCTCTGCTGAAGCAATCTTCAAAATGCTAGATACAGACGAAATATTTACATTTGCTGATATTCCTAAACTGGATGCATATGGTAAGAAAGTGCCTTATTCTTGTACAATGACAGTCACGAAAGATCATAAATGGGAAATAGGCTATAAAATATACGATATCGATACAAAAAAGCTCATTTTAACTAGTGAATAACTCACTATTCTCCTGTTAAATGGAATGAAGAAATAATAGTGCCTTCCTAAAAAAACGGGAAGTAAATCGAAAAAGGATTATTGAATGTAATTGTCGAACTATTACAGACTTAGCTGTTCTAAAACTCTCCATAAAGTGGGAGATGTCTATTTATAGAAAAAAACAAATAAGGAAGTGAAGCATCTTGATTAAATACAAATCGTTCCATCATGTAAGTCTTACAGTCACGGATTTGGAAAAAGCCAAATATTTTTATGAGAAAATTCTTTGTTTAAAAGAATTAAAACGTCCTGATTTTGATTTTCCAGGTGCATGGTATCAAATAGAGAATCAGCAACTTCACTTAATTGTATATCCTGAGTCGCAAACCATTCGAACAAATAAAACGCTAAATAGCAAAGAAGGGCACTTTGCGCTTCGCGTAGAAAACTACTATGATACGCTGAATTGGTTAAAGCAGAATAATGTAGAAATCGTTGAAAAACCATATGGTGTAAGTGGATTTGCTCAGATTTTCTGTGCGGACCCCGATGGTAATTTAATCGAATTAAATGTCGATCAGAAGGATTTATAAGATAGAGGGGATATATTCTCATTTCCTTTCAAAGGTATGTTTACAACAATTTCGATATTTTTTTGATAGCAGTAGTAATGAAAAATATCAATATTAACGTTTTCTTTTACCTTTACAAACAGGAAATACCTTGTTATCATAGGAATAATTTAAATCCAAAAAATAGCAAAAGCGATGAAGAGAAGAGTAAATAACCTAATTCTTTAAAGAGAGCTCCAGCTGCTGAAAAGGAGTAAGAATTACTTATTGAACCAAGACTCTGAGCATTCACATTGGAACTTATGTTGAAGGGATAGTGTGACAGGTGCTCCTGTTATAGAGCTAGGGTATAAGTAGATAACTACCGTACCTGAAGAGTTTAATATGGTGACATATTAATAAACTGAGGTGGCACCACGGATATAAAATCTCGTCCTCAAGACTAATTGTCTTGGGGGTGGGATTTTTTTTATTGGATAAAAATGATTCTTTTCAAAAAATGGAGGAATTAAAATGAAGGAAGAGAAAGTAGAAATAGATAATAATTTGGAAAAAATAGTGGCAGAGGATTTACAAAATGGAGCATTTAATCGAACTATTTGCACAAGGTTTCCTCCCGAGCCAAATGGTTATCTGCATATCGGGAGTGCCTATGCAATCCATATGAATTTCATGATTGCTCAAAAATTCAACGGGAATTTTAACCTGCGTTTTGATGATACCAATCCTTTAAAAGAAGAAAGCGAATATGTGGATTCAATTATGGAAGATATTAAGTGGTTGGGATATTCTCCTCAGGATCGTATTTTTTATGGATCCGACTATTCCAATGAAATATTTAATGCAGCGATAAATTTAATAAAGAAAGGGAAGGCATATGTGTGTGAATTGTCCCCTGAGAAAATAAAGGAATATCGAGGAACGCTCACAGAATCTGGAAAAAATAGCCCTTATCGAAACAGATCAGTAGAGGAGAATCTCAATTTGTTTTTGAGGATGAAAAGTGGTGAATTTCCAACAGGTTCGCATGTTTTACGAGCAAAAATCGATATGGCATCACCAAATATGAATTTAAGAGACCCAATTCTTTACAGGATTATTCACGCCAGTCATTATAGAACGGGTAATGAGTGGTGTATCTACCCGATGTACGATTTTGCTCATCCACTCCAAGACATGATCGAAGGTGTTACCCATTCCTTATGCTCCATCGAATTTAAAGACCACAGACCTTTATATGAGTGGGTATTGACAGAGCTAGAAATAAAGGATGCCCCAAAACAAAGGGAATTTGGAAGAGTG
Proteins encoded:
- a CDS encoding class I SAM-dependent methyltransferase, translated to MESSQNAKDNWNADLYDDKHSFVSKFGNNLIELLNPTQGEKILDLGCGTGDLTNTIHSFGAETLGIDKSENMVKQAHNKYPHLKFMVQDATSLHFPSEFDAVFSNATLHWVHPPIQALEGIYQSLKKGGKFIAEFGGKGNVQTITNEIIRQIKQAGFPFSEEQFPWFYPSIGEYSHLMEKVGFRVTFAQHFVRPTPLDGDNGLRNWIAMFGDQLFHDIPLDDKNDIISKVEENVKDILYIKGKWMADYKRLRVIGVKE
- a CDS encoding DUF5412 family protein; this translates as MEKSYNVWSFYLILVCLVLGAYSLYSNINNTWLIAPPNYILLIFSLAAFIFGIIGFKDKRNRHTKTRSWVTVILSSILSIAFLLATLFVIFASGFGANKHLETVQSPDGTNTIDFYQYDAGAMGSFGVRGELNGPLWFKKRIYYQDNIEHVEVKWENEHTVSINNHLLDLKKGEGYGY
- a CDS encoding HesB/IscA family protein, whose protein sequence is MKVTITDAAVEKFRSYKVPEGAVYRLNTIFSGGCSYVYNFDLAVDFPQEDDTAFEDNGLTIYLDPLTIKHINEDLKFDYVQGKGFRLIGASEIYSFHLEVKQKAN
- a CDS encoding VOC family protein is translated as MIKYKSFHHVSLTVTDLEKAKYFYEKILCLKELKRPDFDFPGAWYQIENQQLHLIVYPESQTIRTNKTLNSKEGHFALRVENYYDTLNWLKQNNVEIVEKPYGVSGFAQIFCADPDGNLIELNVDQKDL